One Gadus morhua chromosome 1, gadMor3.0, whole genome shotgun sequence DNA segment encodes these proteins:
- the ebp gene encoding 3-beta-hydroxysteroid-Delta(8),Delta(7)-isomerase codes for MESTSKHHVAHPFWPRDLSIPNYVPNDRSMSEILTFLFSVSGVFLLATWGITGRENASGRLGVWRRLAVCWFAVCGFIHGVIEGWFSLYYEVIPADQSFLSQLWKEYSKGDSRYAIADNFTVCMETITAWLWGPFSFWAVYAFLTNKPYRFVLQLIISLGQLYGAVLYFYTEHRDGYAHSEMGHPIYFWFYFVFLNALWVIIPLVLIVDAWGQLSGAQALTDNARSHKSKRT; via the exons ATGGAGTCCACTTCAAAGCACCACGTCGCCCACCCCTTTTGGCCGCGGGACTTGTCCATCCCCAACTATGTGCCAAACGACCGGTCCATGTCGGAGATCCTGACCTTCCTATTCTCCGTCTCCGGCGTCTTCCTCCTGGCCACCTGGGGGATCACTGGTCGTGAGAACGCCTCCGGCAGACTGGGAGTTTGGAGGCGCCTGGCGGTGTGTTGGTTCGCGGTGTGCGGCTTCATACACGGGGTCATAGAGGGATGGTTCTCCCTGTATTACGAAGTGATCCCAGCCGACCAGAGCTTCCTATCCCAGCTCT GGAAAGAATACTCCAAGGGTGACAGCCGATATGCTAT AGCTGATAACTTCACCGTGTGTATGGAGACCATAACAGCCTGGCTGTGGGGACCCTTCAGCTTCTGGGCAGTGTACGCTTTCCTGACCAACAAGCCCTACAGATTTGTCCTGCAACTGATCATTTCATTAG GCCAGCTGTATGGAGCTGTGCTGTACTTCTACACTGAGCACCGGGATGGATATGCTCACAGTGAGATGGGACACCCCATCTACTTCTGGTTCTACTTTGTGTTCTTGAACGCGCTGTGGGTCATCATCCCCTTGGTACTCATTGTGGACGCTTGGGGACAGCTTTCAGGGGCCCAGGCTCTCACAGACAACGCTCGGAGCCACAAGTCTAAGAGGACCTAA